The proteins below come from a single Halostagnicola larsenii XH-48 genomic window:
- a CDS encoding A/G-specific adenine glycosylase, producing MTDAPAEQDRQTAWTLPDDLEAVRSALIGWYEDDHRSFPWRETDDAYEILVSEVMSQQTQLDRVVEAWEAFTERWPTTADLASADRSAVVGFWTSHSLGYNNRAKYLHEAAQQVEADYNGEFPETPGELEELMGVGPYTANAVSSFAFNAGDAVVDTNVKRVAYRAFGIPDDDDAFESAANQLMPAGRSRVWNNAIMELGGVACGKNPRCDEAGCPWREWCHAYQTGDFTAPDVPTQPSFEGSRRQFRGRIVRLLGEHEEMDLDTLGHRIRVDYTPDGEHGRDWLRDLLSDLASEGLLEVEEGEDETIARLRK from the coding sequence ATGACAGACGCGCCAGCGGAGCAGGATCGCCAGACAGCGTGGACGCTTCCCGACGACCTCGAGGCCGTTCGATCGGCGCTGATCGGGTGGTACGAGGACGATCACCGCTCGTTCCCGTGGCGCGAGACCGACGACGCCTACGAGATCCTCGTCAGCGAGGTCATGAGCCAGCAGACCCAACTCGATCGCGTCGTCGAGGCCTGGGAGGCGTTTACAGAGCGCTGGCCGACGACGGCGGACCTGGCGTCGGCGGATCGATCCGCAGTCGTCGGCTTCTGGACATCTCACAGCCTCGGGTACAACAACCGTGCGAAGTACCTCCACGAAGCCGCCCAGCAGGTCGAAGCCGACTACAACGGCGAATTTCCCGAGACGCCCGGGGAACTCGAGGAGCTGATGGGAGTCGGTCCCTACACCGCCAACGCGGTCTCGAGTTTCGCGTTCAACGCCGGCGACGCCGTCGTGGATACGAACGTCAAGCGAGTCGCGTACCGCGCGTTCGGGATTCCCGATGACGACGACGCGTTCGAATCGGCCGCAAATCAACTCATGCCTGCGGGGCGTTCGCGGGTCTGGAACAACGCGATCATGGAACTCGGCGGCGTCGCCTGCGGCAAGAACCCTCGATGCGACGAGGCGGGGTGCCCGTGGCGCGAGTGGTGTCACGCCTACCAGACCGGCGACTTCACCGCACCCGACGTTCCCACGCAACCGAGCTTCGAGGGGAGTCGCCGGCAGTTCCGCGGGCGGATCGTTCGACTCCTCGGCGAACACGAGGAGATGGACCTAGACACGCTCGGTCACCGAATCCGCGTGGACTACACTCCCGACGGTGAGCACGGACGCGACTGGCTTCGAGACCTCCTGTCCGATTTGGCCAGTGAAGGGTTACTTGAGGTCGAAGAGGGAGAAGACGAGACGATCGCCCGCCTTCGGAAGTAA
- a CDS encoding thymidine kinase — MHAITNSGWIEVITGSMFSGKTEELLRRLRRAEIAGQEVAVFTPAVDDRYGEATIGSHDGRSWDATPIDPETGLEAVFSACNGEKVIAFDEANFFSHSLVDVCERLAADGRRVIVSGTDQTFRGEPFEPLPQLIAVAEYVEKFRAICAVCGEPATRNQRLVDGEPAHVDDPTILVGAAESYEARCRHCHTFRDD; from the coding sequence ATGCACGCGATCACGAACAGCGGGTGGATCGAAGTCATCACGGGGAGCATGTTTTCGGGCAAAACGGAGGAGCTCCTGCGTCGATTGCGCCGCGCCGAGATCGCCGGCCAGGAGGTTGCAGTTTTCACCCCAGCAGTCGACGACCGCTACGGCGAGGCCACGATCGGTTCACACGACGGGCGAAGCTGGGACGCGACGCCCATCGACCCCGAGACGGGTCTCGAAGCTGTGTTCTCGGCCTGTAACGGAGAGAAAGTGATCGCGTTCGACGAGGCGAATTTCTTCTCGCACTCGCTGGTCGACGTCTGCGAACGCCTCGCGGCCGACGGCCGGCGCGTGATCGTAAGCGGTACCGACCAGACCTTTCGCGGCGAGCCGTTCGAGCCGCTTCCCCAACTGATCGCCGTCGCCGAGTACGTCGAGAAGTTTCGGGCGATCTGTGCGGTCTGTGGCGAACCCGCGACGCGAAATCAACGCCTCGTTGACGGAGAGCCGGCGCACGTCGACGATCCGACAATACTCGTCGGCGCGGCCGAATCGTACGAAGCGCGCTGTCGGCACTGCCACACGTTTCGGGACGACTGA
- a CDS encoding formate/nitrite transporter family protein — protein MTTDSDTEPSGASLSYRKILEREMESALKEINRPPKGVFLSGLSAGLNLSFGALLMAMALTFSGGFESRLVQQVTLGGVSSIAFLFVIIGQTELFTAHSTMAILPVLDGRATLRELGRVWSVTYVSNLVGCVLFAGLITVIGPALGIVDPNTFGTLASALLPYPWWVIFSSGVIAGWLMGLVTWLVAASRDTVSRILFVIIVTAVIGFGPFHHSILGSTEIITAIFLGQGVSLGDFAHFLSWTTVGNIVGGGVFVGLLNYGHVALAGEKQDVEFEAVQRDE, from the coding sequence ATGACCACGGACTCTGATACAGAACCGTCCGGGGCTTCACTCTCGTATCGGAAGATCCTCGAGCGCGAGATGGAGAGCGCTCTCAAAGAGATCAATCGTCCGCCCAAAGGGGTGTTTCTCTCGGGATTATCTGCGGGACTCAACCTGAGCTTCGGCGCGTTACTGATGGCGATGGCGCTGACGTTCTCCGGAGGATTCGAATCACGCCTCGTCCAACAGGTCACGCTCGGCGGTGTTTCTTCGATCGCGTTCCTGTTCGTCATCATCGGTCAAACGGAACTGTTTACCGCCCATTCGACGATGGCTATTCTACCAGTACTCGACGGGAGAGCTACCCTGAGAGAACTCGGTCGCGTCTGGAGCGTTACCTACGTTTCGAATCTCGTCGGTTGTGTACTATTTGCGGGTCTCATTACGGTCATCGGACCGGCGCTTGGAATCGTCGACCCGAATACGTTTGGAACGTTAGCGTCCGCGCTCCTTCCGTACCCGTGGTGGGTAATTTTCTCGAGCGGCGTGATCGCTGGGTGGCTGATGGGGCTGGTCACGTGGCTCGTCGCGGCCAGTCGCGACACGGTCAGCCGAATCCTGTTCGTGATTATCGTAACGGCTGTGATCGGATTCGGCCCCTTCCACCACAGCATTCTCGGGTCGACGGAGATCATCACTGCGATTTTCCTGGGTCAAGGCGTTTCTCTCGGCGACTTTGCTCACTTCCTTTCCTGGACGACGGTCGGCAATATCGTCGGCGGGGGCGTGTTCGTGGGCCTGCTCAATTACGGCCACGTCGCACTGGCCGGCGAGAAACAGGACGTGGAGTTCGAGGCAGTCCAGCGAGACGAGTAG
- a CDS encoding acyl-CoA mutase large subunit family protein — MFDPDDLEKIRDERDEWEETAVEPVIERFGERKETFRTDTGGQEVDRLYTPEDIADLDYREDIGYPGEPPYTRGVYSTGHRGRLWTMRQYAGFSTPEDTNERYHYLLDQGQTGLSMAFDLPTQMGYDSDAAMAAGEVGKAGVAIDSLEDMLTVFDGIPLDEVSTSMTINAPASVLLAMYIAVGDHQGVDRSELRGTIQNDLLKEYIARNTYIYPPEPSMRIITDIFDFCAAETPKFNTISISGYHIREAGATAAQELAFTLGDGIEYVEAAIDAGLDVDDFAPQLSFFFNGHNNIFEEVAKFRAARRMWHDIMDERFDPDDPKSKQLKFHTQTAGSMLTAQQIENNVVRVAYQALAAVLGGTQSLHTNGKDEALALPTEESVRTALRTQQILAHESGAADTIDPLAGSYYVESLTDEVESEAYDILEEVDERGGMLEAVEQQWVQRQIQDTAFDRQREIEEKERIIVGVNEFEVDEEPAMDVEEVTEEDERRKVEGLEAVRGDRNETAVERTLEALREATNGDENIMPYIIEAVKAYATVGEICDVMREEFGEYQAAGAV; from the coding sequence ATGTTCGATCCTGACGATCTCGAGAAGATCCGCGACGAGCGCGACGAGTGGGAGGAGACGGCGGTCGAACCGGTGATCGAGCGATTCGGGGAACGAAAGGAGACCTTTAGAACCGATACGGGGGGACAGGAAGTCGATCGACTCTACACGCCCGAGGATATCGCCGACCTCGATTATCGGGAGGACATCGGCTATCCGGGCGAACCGCCGTACACGCGCGGCGTCTACTCGACGGGCCACCGGGGCCGTCTCTGGACGATGCGCCAGTACGCCGGCTTCTCGACGCCCGAAGACACCAACGAGCGCTATCACTACCTGCTCGATCAGGGACAGACCGGCCTCTCGATGGCCTTCGACCTGCCGACGCAGATGGGCTACGACTCCGACGCGGCCATGGCCGCAGGGGAGGTCGGCAAAGCCGGCGTCGCGATCGACTCGCTCGAGGACATGCTCACCGTCTTCGACGGGATTCCGCTCGACGAAGTGAGCACGTCGATGACGATCAACGCGCCCGCGTCCGTCTTGCTCGCCATGTACATCGCGGTCGGCGACCACCAGGGCGTCGATCGGTCGGAACTCCGGGGTACGATCCAGAACGACCTGCTCAAGGAGTACATCGCCCGCAACACCTACATCTATCCGCCAGAGCCGTCGATGCGGATCATCACGGACATCTTCGACTTTTGCGCCGCCGAGACGCCGAAGTTCAACACGATCTCGATTTCGGGCTATCACATCCGCGAGGCGGGCGCGACCGCCGCACAGGAACTGGCCTTTACCCTCGGCGACGGCATCGAGTACGTCGAGGCCGCGATCGACGCCGGACTCGACGTCGACGACTTCGCGCCGCAGCTTTCCTTTTTCTTCAACGGCCACAACAACATCTTCGAGGAGGTCGCGAAGTTCCGGGCCGCACGCCGCATGTGGCACGACATCATGGACGAGCGGTTCGACCCCGACGACCCGAAGTCCAAACAGCTCAAGTTCCACACCCAGACCGCGGGCTCGATGCTCACCGCCCAACAGATCGAGAACAACGTCGTTCGGGTCGCCTACCAGGCGCTCGCGGCGGTGCTCGGTGGCACCCAGAGCCTTCACACCAACGGGAAAGACGAGGCGCTCGCGCTACCGACCGAAGAGTCCGTTCGAACCGCGTTGCGGACCCAGCAGATCCTCGCCCACGAGTCGGGTGCGGCCGATACGATCGATCCGCTCGCGGGCAGTTACTACGTCGAATCGCTCACCGACGAGGTCGAATCCGAGGCCTACGACATCCTCGAGGAGGTCGACGAGCGCGGTGGCATGCTCGAGGCGGTCGAACAGCAGTGGGTCCAGCGACAGATCCAGGACACGGCCTTCGACCGCCAGCGCGAAATCGAGGAGAAAGAGCGAATCATCGTCGGAGTCAACGAGTTCGAGGTCGACGAAGAGCCCGCGATGGACGTCGAGGAAGTGACCGAAGAAGACGAGCGCCGAAAAGTCGAGGGACTCGAGGCGGTCCGCGGCGACCGCAACGAGACGGCCGTCGAACGGACCCTCGAGGCGCTTCGCGAGGCGACGAACGGCGACGAAAACATCATGCCGTACATCATCGAGGCGGTCAAAGCCTACGCGACCGTCGGCGAAATCTGTGACGTGATGCGCGAGGAGTTCGGCGAGTATCAGGCCGCTGGCGCGGTGTGA